One genomic region from Ochotona princeps isolate mOchPri1 chromosome 5, mOchPri1.hap1, whole genome shotgun sequence encodes:
- the ZDBF2 gene encoding DBF4-type zinc finger-containing protein 2 isoform X1 codes for MQRKQGYCSYCRVQYNNLEQHLFSAQHRSLTRQSRRQMCTSSLMERFLQDVLRHHPYNYQENRSVQNEIPTNADESPDPEPSNDCLPEENAEDAPGPSRERPPEGSDPGEESSSTPSKPPERAEEVSVRPSVIQKLEKGQQQSLVLVPKVEGSMKKVNPVDIGQPTNKGKNLIRHPVICNAPARGLPESSCTKPVITQTTRSPAAGTLDSVNKCDPNKADKQSKPPDGVSRNLMSSSNVDTSAGSHEKHKIGQSLCTNLDKLVIQKGTKPQSKILSGGFKAMGAESSARAESPPELAGNPAEKPSTADMPANEGIIEAATSRQPEECCSSMDCTEGEKHVGSGKSVIWGQKGSVSTEMKSDCDSVQSASEAVQDISLWKENEIDQEDKNNESRGSEMSLDCGASFRSLTNLSKMAAKEINLAKEVLADLQYQNIKCCISALSYGCDDSPQEGTSQSQVIVRDSHLKNAKSVSLVDQSYDSSDSEMNFDCDASFQTINDYPQQSMKEEDLPHEVPIVLVDKNYGSSSSEVSDDLTVPHQLVVDRPPVIVTETARWKKAHVRLVDESYGSTCSEASYDCDVPLQSVVDPPQMTVKEKKPKHKHSRQKKKKKKSKKAKRRLPNDVPFEAVADEPQRDPEEINLLKEKNADLMDMNCESHDPEMCFHADAQLVADQSQVAVNEVHPPNVDNDLENQSVHSSISNLSFDSDAIFYQSVDDQPHGALGEVNFKELNIDMELKSCGSSTSELTFDSDTPLLSVSNMSQQDVERIKEERTNPEDGSCESNSSDITFESNIPLCSVVDQPGVAVYEAKPVELENKSNEPCVSEITLDSDIPLHSGNDQPEVAVKEVIIQKEEYIHLERKNDEPSGSEISLDSNIPHHSVINSPKVAVKKLSPHKEEQVPLENKEKEHTNSELSLGCGTAFHSVTGHSEEPTEDLNFQKEKQVHSVHKSNEVGVSETRFGSVIPLQSVIQKAQGIIKEKWLQKERAAKFQDRGADIRGSEINSGSSAPHHLVTEPQEVGKKKKRKEKHIEENDSDKYSGSGVIVSPKVFPWSVIEKSQLAVLKEDRADPNAESTEPRGSEVNVHTDVPLCSVTSQAQLAPQNENHADLKDKKNGQPTDSKISFKSVDPHQSLTGQPRETVKEIDIWNEEDIDFKNKIDEPAGSKVTHGSGVSHPPSVDQPPVTVKQINHENKDEMSLEMKKSQNSCSEMSSHSTFSVPAIVIQPPMTFLKPEHTEVGGKPSQSHGSEMNFESDEPHQSVGNHRMKTVKEGSFCTGEVGRKDKKDEVKGVSVICSSSVLQPVIGQTEEVVKEANILKDKVVKPNNSEINFKSSESLQSVTNKIQEPIKEINLLREEEHVCLPDKSDEPDGSQIMYVSNKPLQSVMEQPQILEEECANLELKSSDPCSPETGFDSSDLLQSAGDQPQKTNGETETNLWKEDHIYLENMSYKLGDFEINCDSGVPVQFVADPSSVSAKEMNLEKMYHNDLEGKDYRPCGFEMKCDSEIHLQSDTYHPSSAHEETNFQKETHLSMEEKLSEPSDSGVICDADVPFQIVVNQASDREANHPEVFLVDLMTSDSDCDCEVVSHPHLLHDPVHMAARELNSANVDSINVNDYCYDSCGSAVRHVCKARFQPAKKQSKESFKIINRKNDYIILGDLSCPSCDSETDCDGDTSPSMTYYSQRPDKKPVRSSGSRRNSAMKGTSQPMTHQTQRAHQEMKLGKDQNNVDLMDQRCASGNWAVAWDGSAESVAQGVAPGEQLLQLKHTDLEKRGKSCDSEKGRQHRPSILRKPDKSQKALGKKKPFKKVRFDLREDSHDSPSNSFPMAGSKRKPEKAEEVVEDDPNEPVLEALPNMPPSFVGKTWSQIIRENDRKVDALVKEFREGRFHCYFNDDSEPPKDCLNKGKKATQPDLNQDTASLQTLSDDIAGSFSGFSESDDFSVDLDSLGFHYALAQQFPNHLWHLTCRCRSVKVSHATQTNFANNQANKRKSDSSEEESPERKHFQDDSNTATVQGSTDEFPESSPTHSDPTTALVHSPSSLNAESKDGESSELCSMVAKGCDNMPCMCKWEQHAFHCNDPFLKQPVTDNDDDMQCCASTSAMARYELKSYQRNIKSSILKASRFQLTAQVFPKSGRREFSESKRKSQGKKVAASNKISFLQKVYKSVTLPQKSRPVSAKQSVWIRTKPNDIIRKYILRYSIFMRRKYQSRATFVAMLFRKKQSVVNRLEREERPTEMLLGASSLPNGAEEQLRVIPGPPKQPVQASPSRAGRKRKGLTRCRRRRKKSGIARPYELRSVCTIPDSGRMVTRQSNKSRTNEVKLKFTC; via the coding sequence ATCAGTGCAAAATGAGATACCTACGAATGCCGATGAATCACCTGATCCTGAGCCTTCAAATGACTGCCTGCCTGAAGAAAACGCTGAGGATGctcctggacccagcagagagagaccCCCTGAGGGTTCTGACCCTGGAGAAGAGTCAAGTTCCACACCTAGTAAACCTCCGGAACGCGCGGAGGAGGTGTCGGTTCGACCGTCAGTTATTCAGAAGCTGGAAAAGGGACAGCAGCAGTCCCTGGTGCTTGTTCCTAAAGTTGAGGGTAGTATGAAAAAGGTTAATCCAGTAGATATCGGCCAACCTACAAATAAAGGCAAAAACTTAATTCGACACCCAGTAATTTGTAACGCTCCCGCTCGTGGTCTGCCTGAAAGTTCTTGTACTAAACCGGTTATAACTCAAACGACTAGGTCACCAGCAGCAGGCACTTTGGATTCAGTTAACAAATGTGACCCAAACAAAGCTGACAAGCAGTCTAAACCACCAGATGGGGTCTCTAGGAATCTCATGTCATCATCCAACGTAGACACATCTGCAGGTTCCCATGAGAAACACAAAATAGGACAATCTTTATGTACCAATTTAGATAAATTGGTTATACAGAAGGGCACCAAACCTCAAAGTAAAATTCTGTCAGGTGGCTTTAAAGCTATGGGTGCTGAGAGctctgccagagctgagtctccCCCTGAGTTAGCAGGAAACCCAGCAGAGAAGCCGAGTACTGCTGATATGCCTGCTAATGAAGGGATCATTGAAGCTGCCACCTCTAGGCAGCCAGAGGAATGCTGTTCCAGTATGGATTGTACTGAGGGAGAAAAGCATGTGGGTTCTGGCAAGTCAGTGATCTGGGGACAGAAGGGCTCAGTGAGTACTGAGATGAAGTCTGATTGTGACTCTGTGCAGTCAGCATCTGAGGCTGTACAAGACATCAGTCTGTGGAAGGAGAATGAAATTGACCAGGAAGATAAGAACAATGAATCTAGAGGTTCTGAGATGAGTCTTGATTGCGGTGCCTCTTTTCGTTCACTGACTAATTTATCTAAAATGGCtgccaaagaaataaatcttgcaaaGGAAGTACTTGCTGATTTACAGTATCAGAATATTAAGTGTTGTATTTCTGCATTAAGTTATGGGTGTGATGACTCTCCTCAGGAGGGCACCAGCCAATCTCAAGTGATTGTTAGAGATTCAcatcttaaaaatgcaaaatctgTTAGCCTGGTTGACCAAAGCTATGACTCTAGTGattctgaaatgaattttgaTTGTGATGCGTCCTTTCAAACAATTAATGACTATCCCCAGCAGTCTATgaaagaggaagaccttcctcaTGAGGTGCCCATTGTTTTGGTTGATAAGAACTATGGCTCTAGTAGCTCTGAAGTGAGTGATGATCTTACTGTCCCACATCAGTTAGTGGTTGACCGTCCCCCAGTGATTGTCACAGAAACAGCACGTTGGAAGAAGGCTCATGTGAGGTTGGTTGATGAGAGCTATGGATCAACTTGTTCTGAAGCAAGTTATGATTGTGATGTTCCTCTTCAGTCAGTGGTTGatcctccccaaatgactgtcaaagaaaaaaaaccgaAACACAAACACTCTCgccagaaaaagaagaagaagaaatccaAGAAGGCGAAAAGACGACTTCCTAACGATGTACCATTCGAGGCAGTGGCTGATGAGCCCCAGAGGGATCCTGAAGAAATCAATCTTCTGAAAGAGAAGAATGCTGACCTTATGGATATGAACTGTGAGTCTCATGATCCTGAGATGTGTTTTCATGCTGATGCTCAATTAGTGGCTGACCAATCTCAAGTAGCAGTTAACGAAGTCCACCCACCAAACGTAGATAATGACCTAGAGAATCAGAGTGTTCACTCTAGCATTTCTAACCTAAGTTTTGATTCTGATGCCATTTTTTATCAGTCAGTTGATGATCAGCCTCATGGGGCTTTGGGTGAAGTAAATTTTAAAGAGTTAAATATTGACATGGAACTTAAGAGCTGTGGGTCCTCCACTTCTGAGTTGACTTTTGATTCTGATACTCCCCTTCTGTCAGTTTCTAATATGAGTCAGCAGGAtgttgaaagaataaaagaagaacGCACTAACCCGGAAGATGGGAGCTGTGAGTCGAATAGTTCTGACATAACTTTTGAGTCCAATATTCCTCTTTGCTCAGTAGTTGACCAACCTGGAGTAGCTGTTTATGAGGCGAAACCTGTTGAACTGGAAAATAAAAGTAATGAGCCTTGTGTTTCTGAAATAACTCTTGATTCTGATATTCCTCTTCATTCAGGAAATGATCAACCTGAAGTAGCTGTTAAAGAAGTAATCATTCAGAAAGAAGAGTATATACACTTAGAAAGGAAGAATGATGAACCCAGTGGTTCTGAAATAAGTTTGGACTCTAATATCCCTCATCATTCAGTGATTAATTCTCCTAAAGTAGCTGTTAAAAAGCTAAGTCCTCATAAAGAAGAGCAGGTACCcttagaaaataaggaaaaggaaCATACGAATTCTGAACTAAGTTTGGGTTGTGGTACTGCTTTTCATTCTGTGACTGGACATTCTGAAGAACCCACTGAAGACTTaaactttcagaaagaaaagcaggtaCACTCTGTACATAAATCTAATGAAGTAGGTGTTTCTGAAACACGTTTTGGGTCTGTTATCCCTCTTCAGTCAGTGATTCAAAAAGCTCAAGGCATTATTAAGGAAAAATGGCTTCAAAAAGAAAGGGCTGCTAAATTCCAAGATAGAGGTGCTGACATTCGTGGTTCTGAGATAAATTCAGGTTCTAGTGCTCCTCATCATTTAGTGACTGAACCTCAAGAAGTtggtaaaaaaaagaagagaaaggagaagcatATTGAAGAGAATGACAGTGATAAATACAGTGGTTCTGGAGTAATTGTGAGTCCCAAAGTTTTTCCCTGGTCAGTGATTGAAAAATCTCAACTAGCTGTTCTGAAGGAGGACCGTGCAGACCCAAATGCTGAAAGCACTGAACCCCGAGGTTCTGAAGTAAATGTACATACTGATGTTCCTCTTTGCTCAGTCACTAGCCAAGCTCAGCTAGCCCCTCAAAATGAAAACCATGCTGatctaaaagataaaaaaaacggGCAACCTACTGATTCTAAAATAAGTTTCAAATCTGTTGACCCCCATCAGTCATTGACTGGACAACCTCGAGAAACAGTAAAAGAAATTGATATATGGAATGAAGAGGATATTGACTTTAAAAACAAGATTGATGAGCCTGCTGGCTCAAAAGTAACACATGGCTCTGGTGTTTCCCACCCACCTTCAGTTGATCAACCTCCTGTGACTGTTAAACAAATAAACCATGAGAATAAAGATGAGATGTCCTTGGAGATGAAGAAAAGCCAGAATAGTTGTTCTGAAATGAGTTCCCATTCTACTTTCTCAGTTCCAGCAATAGTCATTCAACCTCCAATGACTTTTTTGAAGCCAGAGCACACAGAGGTGGGAGGAAAACCCAGTCAGTCTCATGGttctgaaatgaattttgaatCTGATGAACCCCATCAGTCCGTGGGTAATCACCGTATGAAAACAGTTAAAGAGGGAAGTTTCTGCACGGGTGAAGTTGGTCGGAAAGATAAGAAGGATGAAGTGAAAGGTGTTAGCGTTATATGTAGTTCTAGTGTCCTTCAGCCAGTGATTGGTCAAACTGAAGAAGTAGTTAAGGAGGCCaacattttgaaagacaaggttGTCAAACCTAATAattctgaaataaattttaaatctagTGAATCTCTTCAGTCTGTGACTAATAAAATTCAAGAGCCTATTAAGGAAATTAATCTTCTGAGGGAGGAAGAACATGTTTGTCTGCCTGATAAGAGCGATGAGCCTGACGGATCCCAAATAATGTACGTTTCAAATAAGCCTCTTCAGTCGGTAATGGAGCAGCCACAAATTTTGGAAGAAGAATGTGCCAATTTGGAACTTAAAAGCAGTGATCCTTGTAGTCCTGAAACAGGTTTTGATTCCAGTGACCTTTTGCAATCAGCAGGAGACCAGCCTCAAAAAACTAACGGGGAAACAGAAACAAATCTCTGGAAGGAAGACCATATTTATCTGGAAAATATGAGCTACAAGCTaggtgattttgaaataaattgtgATTCTGGTGTTCCCGTTCAGTTTGTTGCTGATCCGTCTTCTGTATCTGCCAAAGAAATGAACTTAGAAAAGATGTATCATAATGACTTAGAAGGTAAGGACTATAGACCCTGCGGGTTTGAAATGAAATGTGACTCTGAGATTCACCTTCAGTCAGATACCTACCATCCTTCATCGGCCCATGAAGAGACAAACTTTCAGAAAGAAACGCATCTTAGCATGGAAGAGAAGCTGAGTGAACCCAGTGATTCTGGAGTGATATGTGATGCTGATGTCCCTTTTCAAATAGTAGTCAACCAAGCGTCAGACAGAGAAGCAAATCATCCCGAGGTGTTCCTTGTGGACTTGATGACCAGTGATAGTGACTGTGATTGTGAAGTGGTTTCTCATCCTCACTTGCTGCATGACCCAGTTCATATGGCTGCCAGAGAACTCAATTCTGCAAATGTAGATTCTATAAATGTAAATGATTACTGCTATGACTCTTGTGGTTCTGCTGTTAGACATGTTTGTAAAGCCCGTTTTCAGCCAGCGAAAAAGCAATCTAAGGAGAGCTTCAAAATAATAAACCGGAAGAATGACTATATTATTCTGGGAGATTTAAGCTGTCCGTCTTGTGATTCTGAAACAGACTGTGATGGTGACACTTCACCATCCATGACTTACTACTCACAAAGACCTGATAAGAAACCGGTCAGATCTAGTGGTTCCAGAAGAAATTCTGCCATGAAAGGCACTTCTCAGCCTATGACTCACCAAACGCAGAGAGCTCACCAGGAAATGAAACTTGGGAAAGATCAGAATAATGTCGACCTGATGGATCAGCGCTGTGCATCTGGCAATTGGGCAGTTGCGTGGGATGGCTCTGCTGAGTCAGTGGCCCAAGGAGTAGCTCCTGGAGAACAACTTTTGCAGTTAAAACATACCGATCTAgaaaagagagggaaatcttGTGATTCTGAGAAGGGTCGTCAACACAGACCTTCCATTCTGCGCAAACCTGACAAGTCTCAAAAAGCTTTGGGCAAAAAAAAGCCATTTAAGAAGGTCAGATTTGACCTGAGAGAAGACAGCCATGATTCCCCATCCAACTCTTTCCCCATGGCTGGTTCTAAAAGGAAgccagaaaaagcagaagaggttgTTGAAGATGATCCTAATGAGCCAGTTCTTGAAGCCTTGCCCAATATGCCTCCCTCATTTGTAGGGAAAACATGGTCtcaaataataagagaaaatgacCGTAAGGTTGATGCCCTTGTGAAGGAATTTAGGGAAGGTCGTTTCCACTGTTACTTTAATGATGATTCGGAGCCCCCCAAAGACTGtttgaataaaggaaaaaaagccaCCCAGCCTGACCTTAATCAGGATACTGCCTCACTTCAAACTCTGTCAGATGACATAGCAGGCAGTTTTTCTGGTTTTTCAGAGAGCGATGACTTCTCTGTGGACTTGGATAGCCTAGGCTTTCATTATGCTCTAGCACAGCAGTTTCCCAACCACTTGTGGCATTTGACTTGTCGATGCCGATCAGTGAAAGTAAGCCATGCAACCCAGACCAATTTTGCAAATAACCAAGCGAACAAAAGGAAAAGTGACAGTTCAGAGGAAGAATCACCAGAAAGGAAGCATTTTCAGGATGACAGCAACACAGCCACTGTCCAAGGCAGCACTGATGAATTTCCTGAGTCAAGTCCTACCCATTCAGATCCTACAACAGCCTTAGTCCACTCTCCTTCATCTCTAAATGCAGAATCCAAGGATGGGGAATCCTCCGAGCTTTGCAGCATGGTAGCCAAGGGTTGTGATAATATGCCGTGTATGTGCAAGTGGGAACAGCATGCCTTTCATTGCAATGACCCCTTCCTAAAGCAACCTGTGACTGATAACGATGATGATATGCAATGTTGTGCTTCAACATCTGCCATGGCAAGATATGAATTAAAGTCATATCAAAGGAACATCAAATCTTCGATTCTAAAGGCAAGTCGCTTCCAGCTAACTGCCCAAGTCTTTCCCAAATCAGGTAGACGTGAGTTTTCAGAAAGTAAAAGGAAAAGTCAGGGCAAGAAGGTAGCAGCTAGTAATAAGATCAGTTTTCTCCAAAAGGTTTATAAATCAGTTACTCTGCCTCAGAAAAGCAGACCAGTTTCAGCGAAACAGTCAGTTTGGATCCGGACCAAACCAAATGATATCATTAGGAAGTACATTTTGAGGTACTCCATTTTTATGCGTCGTAAATACCAATCTAGGGCCACTTTTGTTGCAATGCTTTTCAGAAAGAAGCAGTCTGTTGTGAATAggctagagagagaggagagacctaCTGAGATGCTCTTGGGTGCTTCATCTCTGCCAAATGGTGCTGAGGAGCAGTTACGAGTCATACCAGGTCCTCCGAAGCAGCCTGTGCAGGCTTCTCCCAGcagggcagggagaaagagaaagggcctCACACGTTGCCGCCGCAGAAGGAAAAAGTCCGGTATTGCTAGACCCTATGAGTTGAGAAGTGTGTGCACCATACCCGATTCTGGTAGAATGGTGACTCGGCAATCCAACAAATCGAGAACTAATGAGGTCAAACTGAAGTTTACATGTTAA